A single region of the Triticum dicoccoides isolate Atlit2015 ecotype Zavitan chromosome 2B, WEW_v2.0, whole genome shotgun sequence genome encodes:
- the LOC119368389 gene encoding exonuclease DPD1, chloroplastic/mitochondrial-like, which produces MALLLRFNQLRNSIWSSCPARLLMPHAGLSSGKLPDPKSYERRLFSTRVQETASLDRTCISGIQPLEFQQTSEHEQSVPLLIFDIKTTGFLQKRNRITEFAVHDLWAGKNNTFETLLNPEMDVPNYIAAVSNINNDLVCRPDVPRFSDVLPLLLAFVRSRQTPGKPVIWVAHNVKRFDGPFLAQEFDRCSAQIPEDWLFVDTYCLARKLPKLLPSEDKRHLHDLGSLCKRYGISVEGPPHRAMQEVMKLCQVFQKMSFDLKLTYEGLMDEAIEASYFSKFLK; this is translated from the exons ATGGCATTGCTTCTTCGCTTCAATCAACTGAGGAACAGCATATGGAGTAGTTGTCCTGCCAGGTTGCTTATGCCACATGCTGGATTGTCATCTGGAAAGTTGCCTGATCCAAAAAGCTATGAGAGGCGCCTTTTCTCAACAAGGGTTCAAGAGACAGCTAGTTTGGACAGAACATGTATTTCCGGAATTCAGCCATTAGAGTTTCAGCAGACTTCTGAACATGAGCAATCTGTGCCTCTTCTTATCTTTGATATTAAGACCACTGGTTTTCTCCAGAAGCGTAATAGAATCACTGAGTTTGCAGTCCATGATCTTTGGGCAGGAAAGAATAACACATTTGAAACTCTCCTTAATCCTGAGATGGATGTTCCTAACTACATTGCAGCTGTCAGTAACATCAACAATGATTTGGTCTGCCGACCTGATGTCCCGAG GTTCAGTGATGTACTTCCGTTACTACTGGCGTTTGTTCGAAGCCGCCAAACTCCTGGCAAACCAGTTATATGGGTTGCTCATAATGTAAAAAGATTTGATGGCCCTTTCCTGGCCCAAGAGTTTGATCGTTGTTCAGCTCAGATCCCTGAAGATTGGCTGTTTGTTGACACCTATTGCTTGGCAAGGAAATTGCCTAAGCTTCTGCCATCAGAAG ATAAGAGACATCTCCATGACTTGGGGTCACTATGCAAACGCTATGGGATCTCTGTGGAAGGCCCTCCTCATAGAGCAATGCAAGAAGTGATGAAATTATGTCAAGTTTTCCAGAAAATGAGTTTTGATCTAAAACTGACATATGAAGGCCTAATGGATGAGGCCATCGAGGCTAGTTATTTCAGCAAGTTTCTTAAGTAA